Proteins from one Catenuloplanes atrovinosus genomic window:
- a CDS encoding M48 family metallopeptidase, with translation MTTAFRALISIIMLAGFYLVALLLFVAGTALAIWVGSNTSGTAAAKFGFFVFAATVWAVGYGTWKALRAQNGDPHGIPLSRQQAPYLWATVDELAQAVGTRTPDEIFLVPAVNAAVSEKSRLMGLIGGRRTLQIGMPLLQTFTVAQLRSVLAHELGHFSGSHTRLAAVSYRGRMAMGRTIEHLGAGNLVGYVYRGYGRLFLLVDNAVSRRQELEADLASVRVAGRDAAASALEEVRVLAAAFDFYLSRYVGPGLDAGAAPDDLFAGFRELLTARADEIAALRQAEFEERQSRWDSHPPIGVRVAAIQAAPEPAVTPDDRPAEVLLPGIGQAGLALQQHIFGGRNLTVMPWQQFIGHGASGRLQENMDGLLRALTRAVGTPVTDVGVVLDQIEAGRLSVMAAAIFPSASPEEAAKLFADPLDALFSLAAVRSGVARWDHSWTGAPRLLDAQGAELDLAPVALLAVDPGTLGEARARLAALGIDVTAAKQVAATVPLRRASVLAGVINMRVAGARTDVIVLDTGLALVPSFGRMTMAHKMRGRVMDWVQKGDAEAVVSTPGTRYLPLEEIASGGQIRTFPKRFEVVLRSGERVYLDWSFQAEDQNNAYARLRELLKAASS, from the coding sequence ATGACGACAGCGTTCCGGGCGCTGATCTCCATCATCATGCTGGCCGGCTTCTACCTGGTGGCGCTGCTGCTGTTCGTGGCCGGCACCGCGCTCGCCATCTGGGTCGGCAGCAACACCAGCGGCACCGCGGCCGCCAAGTTCGGCTTCTTCGTCTTCGCCGCCACGGTGTGGGCCGTCGGCTACGGCACCTGGAAGGCGCTGCGCGCGCAGAACGGCGACCCGCACGGCATCCCGCTCAGCCGGCAGCAGGCGCCGTACCTCTGGGCCACCGTGGACGAGTTGGCGCAGGCGGTCGGCACCCGCACGCCGGACGAGATCTTCCTGGTGCCGGCGGTCAACGCGGCGGTCTCCGAGAAGAGCCGGCTGATGGGCCTGATCGGCGGGCGCCGCACGCTGCAGATCGGCATGCCGCTGTTGCAGACCTTCACGGTGGCGCAGCTGCGCTCCGTGCTCGCGCACGAACTCGGCCACTTCTCCGGCTCGCACACGCGGCTCGCGGCGGTGTCGTACCGGGGCCGGATGGCGATGGGCCGCACCATCGAGCATCTCGGCGCCGGCAACCTGGTCGGCTACGTCTACCGCGGGTACGGCCGACTGTTCCTCCTGGTCGACAACGCGGTCAGCCGCCGCCAGGAGCTGGAGGCCGACCTCGCGTCCGTGCGCGTCGCGGGCCGGGACGCGGCAGCGAGCGCGCTGGAGGAGGTGCGCGTGCTCGCCGCCGCCTTCGACTTCTACCTCTCCCGGTACGTCGGCCCGGGCCTGGACGCCGGCGCCGCGCCGGACGACCTGTTCGCCGGGTTCCGCGAGCTGCTCACCGCGCGCGCGGACGAGATCGCCGCGCTGCGCCAGGCCGAGTTCGAGGAGCGGCAGTCCCGGTGGGACAGCCACCCGCCGATCGGGGTGCGCGTCGCCGCCATCCAGGCCGCGCCCGAGCCCGCGGTCACCCCGGACGACCGGCCCGCCGAGGTGCTGCTCCCCGGCATCGGGCAGGCCGGGCTGGCGCTCCAGCAGCACATCTTCGGCGGCCGGAACCTGACCGTGATGCCCTGGCAGCAGTTCATCGGGCACGGCGCCAGCGGACGCCTGCAGGAGAACATGGACGGCCTGCTCCGCGCGCTGACCCGGGCGGTCGGCACGCCGGTCACCGACGTCGGCGTGGTCCTGGACCAGATCGAGGCCGGCCGGCTGTCCGTGATGGCCGCCGCGATCTTCCCGTCCGCCTCGCCGGAGGAGGCCGCGAAGCTCTTCGCCGACCCGCTCGACGCGCTGTTCTCGCTGGCCGCGGTCCGGTCCGGGGTGGCGCGATGGGATCACTCGTGGACCGGCGCGCCGCGGCTGCTCGACGCGCAGGGCGCGGAGCTGGACCTCGCGCCGGTCGCGCTGCTGGCCGTCGACCCGGGCACGCTGGGCGAGGCGCGGGCCCGGCTGGCCGCGCTGGGCATCGACGTGACCGCCGCGAAGCAGGTGGCCGCCACGGTGCCGCTGCGCCGCGCGTCCGTGCTGGCCGGCGTGATCAACATGAGGGTGGCGGGCGCGCGTACCGATGTGATCGTGCTGGACACCGGCCTGGCGCTGGTCCCGTCGTTCGGCCGGATGACGATGGCGCACAAGATGCGCGGCCGGGTGATGGACTGGGTGCAGAAGGGCGACGCGGAGGCCGTGGTGTCCACGCCCGGCACGCGGTACCTGCCGCTGGAGGAGATCGCCTCGGGCGGGCAGATCCGCACGTTCCCGAAGCGGTTCGAGGTGGTGCTGCGCAGCGGGGAGCGGGTGTACCTGGACTGGTCGTTCCAGGCGGAGGACCAGAACAACGCCTATGCCCGCCTCCGCGAGCTGCTCAAGGCCGCGTCATCCTAA
- a CDS encoding DUF3152 domain-containing protein, which yields MRAGLVVGVFALVTSLSACGTASSAESEWRVGDVTTAPETPSSSPSPSPSPKAVTDEQVPDSGEGAYDTARGSQHVIGTGRTLITYRVEVERGVDWGELTPVMTDDFAASIEDVLEHPQGWIGSAENPVTEPEHGVHNQSWRFQRVSGPQYSVRIRLASPGTVDNVCRSVGLDTEGKFSCKVGNIIMINLRRWLQGSGVATVDEYPAAVINHEMGHYLGFDHQGCSGPGELAPIMMQQSLDLAGCKPNVYPFTKDGEFVTGPYLPS from the coding sequence ATGCGTGCGGGTCTGGTCGTCGGGGTGTTCGCCCTGGTCACATCGTTGTCCGCGTGCGGAACCGCCTCGTCCGCGGAGAGCGAGTGGCGGGTCGGGGACGTGACTACGGCGCCGGAGACCCCCAGCTCCAGCCCGAGCCCGTCGCCGAGCCCGAAGGCGGTGACCGACGAGCAGGTCCCGGACAGCGGCGAGGGCGCCTACGACACCGCCCGCGGCTCGCAGCACGTGATCGGCACGGGCCGGACGCTGATCACGTACCGGGTGGAGGTGGAGCGCGGCGTCGACTGGGGCGAGCTGACGCCGGTGATGACGGACGACTTCGCGGCCTCGATCGAGGACGTGCTGGAGCACCCGCAGGGCTGGATCGGGTCGGCCGAGAACCCGGTCACCGAGCCGGAGCACGGCGTGCACAACCAGTCGTGGCGCTTCCAGCGGGTCAGCGGGCCGCAGTACAGCGTGCGCATCCGGCTGGCCTCGCCGGGCACGGTGGACAACGTGTGCCGGTCGGTCGGGCTGGACACCGAGGGCAAGTTCTCCTGCAAGGTCGGCAACATCATCATGATCAACCTGCGGCGCTGGTTGCAGGGCTCGGGCGTCGCGACGGTGGACGAGTACCCGGCCGCGGTCATCAACCACGAGATGGGGCACTACCTCGGGTTCGACCACCAGGGCTGCTCCGGCCCGGGCGAACTCGCGCCCATCATGATGCAGCAGTCGCTCGATCTCGCGGGATGCAAGCCGAACGTCTACCCGTTCACGAAGGACGGCGAGTTCGTCACCGGGCCGTACCTGCCGAGCTAG
- a CDS encoding DprA-like winged helix domain-containing protein yields MANAAAYAYLDHSALVPDGGLTLQTSGGPSAHPRFFDGFLTQPGAAAVGLLAVAEVARTRYFRPVSPASLDPVVTAGSDRLRFESFSGCCGVYARLDVLPAGVDGSIIAHGTTNVDVNVPLQRALSRVGRADPMHLAVGPDDLTVTTFDGSLVERKVPLPSRWLRGFAEAQVITSRFDPRAEVGAAEARALLHRLPVAERGVLWAVPAGRSLRLTSRPVPGAVCLPGAGRLVALRPFLRFATTLRVYGPPVATGSGPVASTWELSSPAMRLSLTLSPEPYRGFSGEGAVLESLAADDAADDADLISALLSWDPTVDVDALAVASGLPASRVRDALTQLGTAGRVGYDVAEAGYFHRTLPYDAAAAASMNPRLVHARALVTSGAVTIDGETAAVRSGAETYRVRVVSDDTFTCTCAWWAKHRGDRGPCKHALAVRMVRTGEAADLDEPAETRA; encoded by the coding sequence ATGGCCAACGCGGCGGCATACGCCTACCTCGATCACTCGGCGCTCGTGCCGGACGGCGGGCTCACGCTTCAGACGTCCGGCGGACCGTCCGCCCACCCCCGGTTCTTCGACGGGTTCCTCACCCAGCCCGGTGCCGCCGCCGTCGGCCTGCTGGCCGTCGCCGAGGTCGCGCGCACCCGATACTTCCGGCCGGTCAGCCCCGCGAGCCTCGACCCGGTCGTCACGGCCGGCTCCGACCGGCTGCGGTTCGAGTCGTTCTCCGGCTGCTGCGGCGTCTACGCGCGGCTCGACGTGCTGCCGGCCGGCGTCGACGGCAGCATCATCGCCCACGGCACCACCAACGTCGACGTCAACGTGCCGCTCCAGCGCGCGCTCTCGCGAGTGGGCCGCGCCGACCCGATGCACCTCGCGGTCGGCCCGGACGACCTCACCGTGACCACGTTCGACGGGTCGCTGGTCGAGCGGAAGGTGCCGTTGCCGTCCCGCTGGCTGCGCGGCTTCGCCGAGGCCCAGGTGATCACGTCCCGGTTCGACCCGCGCGCCGAGGTGGGTGCCGCCGAGGCCCGTGCGCTGCTGCACCGCCTGCCGGTGGCGGAGCGCGGCGTGCTCTGGGCCGTCCCGGCCGGCCGCTCGCTGCGCCTGACCTCCCGCCCGGTGCCCGGCGCGGTCTGCCTCCCCGGCGCCGGCCGGCTCGTCGCGCTCCGACCGTTCCTGCGCTTCGCCACCACGCTGCGCGTCTACGGCCCGCCGGTCGCCACGGGCAGCGGCCCGGTCGCCAGCACCTGGGAGCTCAGCTCGCCGGCCATGCGCCTGTCGCTCACGCTCTCCCCGGAGCCGTACCGTGGGTTTTCCGGCGAGGGCGCGGTCCTGGAGTCGCTCGCCGCGGACGACGCGGCCGACGACGCAGACCTGATCAGCGCGCTGCTCTCCTGGGACCCGACCGTCGACGTGGACGCGCTCGCGGTCGCGTCCGGCCTGCCCGCCTCGCGCGTCCGCGACGCGCTCACCCAGCTCGGCACCGCCGGCCGGGTCGGCTACGACGTGGCCGAGGCCGGCTACTTCCACCGCACGCTCCCTTACGACGCCGCCGCGGCCGCGTCGATGAACCCGCGGCTCGTGCACGCGCGGGCGCTGGTCACCTCCGGCGCCGTGACCATCGACGGCGAGACCGCGGCGGTACGAAGCGGTGCCGAGACCTACCGGGTGCGCGTGGTCTCCGACGACACGTTCACCTGCACCTGCGCCTGGTGGGCCAAGCACCGCGGCGACCGCGGCCCGTGCAAGCACGCGCTGGCCGTCCGCATGGTCCGCACCGGCGAGGCGGCCGACCTCGACGAGCCCGCGGAGACGCGCGCATGA
- the htpG gene encoding molecular chaperone HtpG — protein MSTETLEFQAEARQLLQLMVHSIYSNKDIFLRELISNASDALDKLRLESLVDKELGADTTDLHIAIEADREARTLTVRDNGIGMSREDVVRLIGTIAKSGTAEVLAKLREAKENAELIGQFGVGFYSTFMVADRVTLTTRKAGESEGTRWESAGEGTYTIEAVEDAPQGTSVTLHLKPEDSEDHLYDYTSEWKIREIVKRYSDFISWPIRMTTEKTGEDETVEYETQTLNSMKALWARPRKEVEQSEYNDFYRHISHDWTDPLETIHMRAEGTFEYEALLFIPSHAPFDLFMREGKRGPQLYVKRVFIMDDAEALLPDYLRFIKGVVDAHDLSLNISREILQQDRQIQAVRRRLVKKILSTIKDLQEKENDKYQTFWREFGRAVKEGLINDTDNQGAILDIVSAASTHSEDGVTTLRDYVGRMKDGQQHIYYMTGESRAMIENSPHMEAFRAKGYEVLLLTDPVDEVWVERVTEFDGKPLQSIAKGQVDLESEEEKEAAKPEQEQRKKDFAELLGWMAGVLDENVKEVRLSSRLTTSAACIVGDDHDVTPTLEKMYRAMGQDVPHVKRILELNPTHPLVTGLRTAHAASPDAAGLRDTAELIYGMALLAEGGELSDPSRFTRLLADRLASTL, from the coding sequence ATGAGCACCGAGACGCTGGAGTTTCAGGCCGAGGCGCGCCAGCTGCTGCAGCTGATGGTCCACTCGATCTACTCGAACAAGGACATCTTCCTGCGGGAGCTCATCTCGAACGCGTCCGACGCCCTCGACAAGCTGCGCCTGGAGTCGCTGGTCGACAAGGAGCTCGGCGCGGACACGACGGACCTGCACATCGCGATCGAGGCCGACCGGGAGGCGCGCACGCTGACCGTGCGCGACAACGGCATCGGCATGTCGCGGGAGGACGTCGTCCGGCTGATCGGCACGATCGCCAAGTCCGGCACCGCGGAGGTGCTGGCGAAGCTGCGCGAGGCGAAGGAGAACGCGGAGCTGATCGGCCAGTTCGGCGTGGGCTTCTACTCGACCTTCATGGTCGCCGACCGGGTCACGCTGACGACCCGGAAGGCAGGGGAGTCCGAGGGTACGAGGTGGGAGTCCGCCGGCGAGGGCACGTACACGATCGAGGCGGTCGAGGACGCGCCGCAGGGCACGAGCGTCACGCTGCACCTCAAGCCGGAGGACAGCGAGGACCACCTGTACGACTACACCTCCGAGTGGAAGATCCGCGAGATCGTCAAGCGGTACTCGGACTTCATCTCCTGGCCGATCCGGATGACCACGGAGAAGACCGGCGAGGACGAGACCGTCGAGTACGAGACGCAGACGCTCAACTCGATGAAGGCGCTGTGGGCCCGCCCCCGCAAGGAGGTGGAGCAGTCCGAGTACAACGACTTCTACCGCCACATCAGCCACGACTGGACCGACCCGCTGGAGACGATCCACATGCGGGCCGAGGGCACGTTCGAGTACGAGGCCCTGCTGTTCATCCCGTCGCACGCGCCGTTCGACCTGTTCATGCGCGAGGGCAAGCGCGGCCCGCAGCTGTACGTGAAGCGCGTCTTCATCATGGACGACGCGGAGGCGCTGCTCCCCGACTACCTGCGCTTCATCAAGGGTGTCGTCGACGCGCACGACCTGTCGCTGAACATCTCCCGGGAGATCCTCCAGCAGGACCGGCAGATCCAGGCCGTACGCCGGCGCCTGGTCAAGAAGATCCTGTCGACGATCAAGGATCTGCAGGAGAAGGAGAACGACAAGTACCAGACCTTCTGGCGCGAGTTCGGCCGCGCGGTGAAGGAAGGCCTGATCAACGACACGGACAACCAGGGCGCGATCCTGGACATCGTGTCCGCGGCGTCCACGCACTCCGAGGACGGCGTGACCACGCTGCGCGACTACGTCGGCCGGATGAAGGACGGTCAGCAGCACATCTACTACATGACCGGCGAGTCCCGCGCGATGATCGAGAACTCGCCGCACATGGAGGCGTTCCGCGCCAAGGGGTACGAGGTGCTGCTGCTCACCGACCCGGTCGACGAGGTCTGGGTGGAGCGGGTCACCGAGTTCGACGGCAAGCCGCTCCAGTCGATCGCGAAGGGGCAGGTCGACCTCGAGTCCGAGGAGGAGAAGGAGGCCGCCAAGCCGGAGCAGGAGCAGCGGAAGAAGGACTTCGCGGAGCTGCTCGGCTGGATGGCCGGCGTGCTGGACGAGAACGTCAAGGAGGTCCGGCTCTCCTCCCGGCTGACCACGTCGGCCGCGTGCATCGTCGGCGACGACCACGACGTGACGCCGACGCTGGAGAAGATGTACCGGGCGATGGGCCAGGACGTGCCGCACGTCAAGCGCATCCTGGAGCTGAACCCGACGCACCCGCTGGTCACCGGCCTGCGCACCGCCCACGCGGCGTCGCCGGACGCGGCCGGCCTGCGGGACACCGCGGAGCTGATCTACGGCATGGCGCTGCTGGCCGAGGGCGGCGAACTGTCCGACCCGTCCCGGTTCACCCGGCTGCTCGCCGACCGGCTCGCGTCGACGCTCTAA